The Microbacterium sp. W4I20 genome segment CGCGCGCGGTCGACCGTCGATCCGCCGCGTTCGATCTTGACGAGGTCGCAGCCGCCCTCCTTGAGGAAGCGCTGCGCCGTGGCGATCGCGATCTCGTCGGACGCCTCGTACGAGCCGAACGGCAGGTCGCCGACCAGCAGCGGCACCGTGAGCCCGCGCCGGACAGCGCGCGTCAGCATCAGCATCTCGTCGACGGTCACGGGCACCGTACTGTCGTAGCCGAGCACGGTCATCGCGGCGGAGTCCCCCACGAGCACGATGTCGACGCCCGCCGCCTCGACGATCTGCGCGCTCGGATGATCGTAAGCGGTGACCACGACGATCGGCTCACCGGCATCCTTCTTCGCGCCGAGTTCCGCGAGGGTGACGCGCTTGCGCGGAGCGGCGTGCGCGCTCACAGCGCAGCCTCGGTCAGCAGGCGGTCGACCGCGTCGTCGACCTGGATGATGCCGTTGGCGCGGTCGACATGCACGACGCGCGGCTCATACTCGGCGAGGTCTTCGCGGGAGTAATCGGCGTAGGAGATGACGATGATCGTGTCTCCGGAGTGCACGAGCCGCGCGGCGGCGCCGTTGACCTGGATGACTCCGGATCCGCGTTCGCCCACGAGCGTGTACGTCTCGAACCGGGCGCCGTTGTCGACGTCGACCACGTGCACCTGCTCGTGCGGCAGGATGTCGGCGGCCTCGAGCAGGATGGGGTCGACGGTGATCGAGCCGACGTAGTGGAGGTCGCTGCCGGTGACGGTCGCGCGGTGGATCTTCGACTTCAGCATGGTGCGGCGCATCAGCTCGCATCTCTCGTTCGGAGGACGGAAAGGAGGTGGTTGTCGATCAGCCGGGCAGCCCCCACGTGGGCGGCGACGGCGAGGAGGGCGTCTGCCTCGACGCGCGCGACGGGCTGCAGGGTCTCGGCGTCGCGCAGTTCGAGATATTCGGGCGCGATCCCGGCGTCGGCGAGCACGCGGTGGGCAGCGGAGAGGATGCTGTCGGCATCGCGCTCCCCCTCCTCGAAGGCGGATGCTGCGGCATCCAGCGCCCGGTTCAAAGCGGTGGCTCGCGCGCGAGCATCCGCGTCGAGGTAGACGTTGCGCGAGCTCATCGCGAGTCCGTCGGGCTCGCGCACGATGGGGCATGCGTCGATGCGCACGTCGAGGTCGAGGTCGCGCACGACGCGGCGGACGACGAGTACCTGCTGCGCGTCCTTCTGCCCGAAGTAGGCGACGTCGGGTCGGACGATGCCGAACAGCTTCGTGACGACGGTGGCGACGCCGTCGAAGTGGTGGGGGCCGCGGCTCGCGCCGTCCAGCACGTCGGTGACCCCGGCGACGTGGATGTTCGTCGCGAAGCCGTCGGGGTAGATCTCGGATGCCGCGGGCGCGAAGAGGATGTCGACGCCCTCGGCCTCGGCGAGCCGGGCGTCTCGAGCCTCGTCGCGCGGGTACGCACCGAGGTCTTCGTTCGCACCGAACTGCGTCGGGTTGACGAAGAGCGAGACGACGACGAGATCGTTCTGCTCGCGCGCTCGGCGCATGAGCGACAGGTGTCCCTCGTGGAACGCGCCCATCGTGGGAACGAGGCCCACGCTCCCGCCTTCTCGCCGGGCGGCGCCGACGGCGAGCCGGACCTCTGCGATCGTGCGGAGGATCCTCATTCCGGCTCCCTCTTCTCGGCGAGGGTTCGGGTGGCGGCGGCGAGCGCGTCGAAGAGGTCGGCGTATTCTCCGGATGCTGCGCGCTGCCGCGCCACCGTGGCTTCGTCGCCGCGGGCGATGGGCCCGGTGAGGGCGGCCGCGGCGCCGTCGGCTTCCCAGTTGTCGATCGTCTGGCGCACGAGCGGGACGAGCCGGCTGCGATCGACGCCGGCGGTGCGAGCGAGCTGCTCGGCCGCGTCGAGCACGGTGAGCACGAAGTTCGAGGCGAAGGATGCCGCCGTGTGATAGCTCGCGCGGTGCTCGTCGCCGACCGTGAATGGAAGGATACCGAGGGCGCGGGCGAGCTGCTCGGCAGTCTCGAGCGCCTCGGGCGTGCGACCCGCGATTGCGGCGCCGATGCCATGCAAGACGTCCGGAGTCTCGGATCCGGTGAAGGTCTGCAGCGGGTGGAGGCTGAAGTCGACGTCATCGAGCGACGTGGCCCCGGAGACGTGACCGACCAGGGGCACATGCGGACGCGAGACGAACGCGACGGCGGGGATGGCAGCATCCGGCACGCAGAGCAGCGCGATGTCGGCCTTCGGCATCGACTGGTCTCGGCGAAGCGGGCCGAGGACCTGGAAGCCCGCGGCCCGGAGTGCCCGGGCGAGAACGCTGCCGAGACGCCCGGCACCGATCACGGCGATGGTCGTCTCAGACGCGAGGAGGGAGGTGGTCTGCATGTCGATTCCCGGGCTGAGATGGGAAGCCCGAATGCCAAAAGTATCCGCCTACCGCGGCATCCGCTCCAAATCTGGGATCAAACAGACAGTTGCTACTTACCCGGAGTGGGCAGACCGCCCAGTTCTACCGACTTCAAATAAGCAGATCGCTCCCGGCCCGACATGGCCGGTCCGGACCGCCGCAAGGAGAAATGCGCTTCGCAAGGCCGGGAATGCGGCCTTGCGAAGCGCATGATTCCTTCCGAAGCGCACGCCGGTTTCTCGGCACGCGCGACGAGTCTCCAAGAACCCCGTGCTTCAGGATGCGGCGAGCGCACCCGCCACCTGCGCCGCGAGCCGCGCAGCATCCGGCGCATCCCCATCGAGCAGGTCGTACGCGAGCAGCAGCGATCCGATGACGGGCGGCACGGTCGCCACCGAGATCGTCGCGCGGTCGCCGTCGGCGTACGGCTCGCGGATGCTCTCGAGCAGGAACTCGTTGCCGGACTGCAGCAGACCACCGCCGAGCAGCACGGGCAGCGGCCCGAGACCGTCGTGCCAGTCGAGGCGCCGACGGGTCGTCTCGATGAAGGTCACG includes the following:
- the panD gene encoding aspartate 1-decarboxylase; amino-acid sequence: MRRTMLKSKIHRATVTGSDLHYVGSITVDPILLEAADILPHEQVHVVDVDNGARFETYTLVGERGSGVIQVNGAAARLVHSGDTIIVISYADYSREDLAEYEPRVVHVDRANGIIQVDDAVDRLLTEAAL
- a CDS encoding Rossmann-like and DUF2520 domain-containing protein: MQTTSLLASETTIAVIGAGRLGSVLARALRAAGFQVLGPLRRDQSMPKADIALLCVPDAAIPAVAFVSRPHVPLVGHVSGATSLDDVDFSLHPLQTFTGSETPDVLHGIGAAIAGRTPEALETAEQLARALGILPFTVGDEHRASYHTAASFASNFVLTVLDAAEQLARTAGVDRSRLVPLVRQTIDNWEADGAAAALTGPIARGDEATVARQRAASGEYADLFDALAAATRTLAEKREPE
- the panC gene encoding pantoate--beta-alanine ligase — its product is MRILRTIAEVRLAVGAARREGGSVGLVPTMGAFHEGHLSLMRRAREQNDLVVVSLFVNPTQFGANEDLGAYPRDEARDARLAEAEGVDILFAPAASEIYPDGFATNIHVAGVTDVLDGASRGPHHFDGVATVVTKLFGIVRPDVAYFGQKDAQQVLVVRRVVRDLDLDVRIDACPIVREPDGLAMSSRNVYLDADARARATALNRALDAAASAFEEGERDADSILSAAHRVLADAGIAPEYLELRDAETLQPVARVEADALLAVAAHVGAARLIDNHLLSVLRTRDAS